Proteins encoded by one window of Cylindrospermum stagnale PCC 7417:
- the dnaK gene encoding molecular chaperone DnaK, whose product MAKVVGIDLGTTNSCVAVMEGGKPTVIANAEGFRTTPSVVAFAKNGDRLVGQIAKRQAVMNPENTFYSVKRFIGRRYDEVTKETTEVSYKVLSSGGNVKLDSPGAGKQFSPEEISAQVLRKLVEDASKYLGETVTQAVITVPAYFNDSQRQATKDAGKIAGIEVLRIINEPTAASLAYGFDKKSSEIILVFDLGGGTFDVSVLEVGDGVFEVLATSGDTHLGGDDFDKKIVDFLAEKFKKDEGIDLRKDKQALQRLTEAAEKAKIELSSVTQAEINLPFITATQDGPKHLDTTLTRATFEELCSDLIDRCRIPVENALRDAKLSKTDIDEVVLVGGSTRIPAAQEVVKRVLGKDPNQTVNPDEVVAVGAAIQAGVLAGDVTGILLLDVSPLSLGVETLGGVMTKIIPRNTTIPTKKSEVFSTAVDGQANVEIHVLQGEREFANDNKSLGTFRLDGIPPAPRGVPQIEVTFDIDANGILNVAAKDKGTGKEQSISITGASTLDKNDVDRMVREAEQNANNDKDRREKIERKNQADSLAYQAEKQLQELGDKVPAADKTKVEGLVKDLREAVAKEDDEQIKKLTPELQQALFAVGSNIYQQAGGAAAPGEAPQDGGSAPSSGSGDDVIDADFTESK is encoded by the coding sequence ATGGCAAAAGTAGTTGGAATTGACTTAGGTACGACTAACTCCTGCGTAGCAGTGATGGAAGGCGGTAAACCGACGGTAATTGCTAATGCAGAAGGTTTTCGGACAACGCCATCAGTGGTTGCATTTGCTAAAAATGGCGATCGCTTGGTTGGTCAAATCGCCAAACGCCAAGCGGTGATGAACCCCGAAAATACCTTTTACTCAGTCAAACGCTTCATCGGACGTCGCTATGACGAAGTCACCAAAGAAACCACCGAAGTTTCTTACAAAGTACTAAGCAGCGGCGGTAACGTCAAGCTTGACTCTCCAGGCGCTGGCAAGCAATTTTCTCCCGAAGAAATTTCTGCACAAGTCCTCCGCAAACTAGTTGAAGACGCTAGCAAATACCTCGGCGAAACAGTCACCCAGGCAGTAATCACCGTTCCTGCATACTTCAACGACTCCCAGCGCCAAGCTACAAAAGACGCTGGTAAAATAGCCGGTATTGAAGTTCTGCGGATTATCAACGAACCAACTGCCGCCTCTCTGGCTTATGGGTTTGACAAGAAGAGTAGCGAAATCATCCTTGTGTTTGACCTTGGTGGTGGGACGTTCGACGTATCAGTTCTAGAAGTGGGTGATGGCGTATTTGAAGTACTAGCCACATCTGGTGATACTCACCTCGGCGGTGACGACTTCGATAAAAAAATAGTTGACTTCTTAGCTGAAAAGTTCAAAAAAGACGAAGGAATTGACCTACGGAAAGATAAACAGGCGTTACAACGTCTGACCGAAGCCGCAGAAAAAGCCAAAATAGAACTTTCTAGCGTTACCCAAGCAGAAATCAATCTGCCATTTATCACCGCTACCCAAGACGGGCCGAAGCACTTAGACACAACCCTAACTCGTGCCACATTTGAAGAACTTTGCTCCGACTTAATCGACCGTTGTCGCATCCCCGTAGAAAATGCGCTTAGAGATGCCAAGTTAAGCAAAACCGATATTGATGAAGTAGTGTTAGTTGGTGGTTCCACCCGCATTCCCGCAGCGCAAGAGGTAGTGAAGCGGGTACTGGGTAAAGATCCCAACCAAACTGTTAACCCTGACGAAGTTGTGGCAGTCGGTGCAGCCATCCAAGCAGGTGTGCTGGCTGGTGATGTTACAGGTATCTTGCTGTTAGATGTCTCACCACTATCCTTGGGTGTAGAAACCCTAGGCGGTGTGATGACCAAAATTATTCCCCGTAACACCACAATTCCCACCAAAAAATCAGAAGTTTTCTCCACCGCCGTGGATGGACAAGCCAACGTAGAAATTCACGTCCTCCAAGGGGAACGCGAATTTGCCAACGATAACAAGAGTTTGGGCACCTTCCGCCTTGATGGCATTCCCCCAGCACCACGCGGCGTCCCCCAAATTGAAGTTACCTTCGACATTGATGCCAACGGTATCCTCAACGTCGCCGCCAAAGACAAAGGCACTGGTAAGGAACAGTCCATCAGTATTACTGGCGCTTCTACCTTGGATAAAAATGACGTTGACCGGATGGTGAGAGAAGCTGAACAAAACGCCAATAATGACAAAGATCGGCGGGAAAAAATTGAACGCAAGAACCAAGCCGACTCCTTGGCATACCAAGCCGAGAAACAGCTGCAAGAATTAGGTGATAAAGTTCCTGCTGCTGACAAAACCAAAGTTGAAGGTTTGGTGAAAGACCTGCGGGAAGCAGTCGCCAAGGAAGACGATGAGCAAATCAAGAAGTTGACACCAGAACTACAACAAGCACTATTCGCCGTTGGTAGCAACATCTATCAACAAGCTGGTGGTGCAGCAGCACCAGGTGAAGCGCCTCAGGACGGCGGTTCCGCTCCCTCTTCTGGCAGTGGTGATGATGTGATTGACGCTGATTTCACAGAGAGCAAATAA
- the dusB gene encoding tRNA dihydrouridine synthase DusB — translation MISLSPTLQARLSQPLKIGSLEVKSRVLQSPLSGVTDLVFRRLVRRYAPDSMMYTEMVNATGLHYVKQLPKIMEVDPNERPISIQLFDCRPDFLAEAAIKAVAEGADTVDINMGCPVNKITKNGGGSSLLRQPELAEAIVREVVKAVDVPVTVKTRIGWNDQEITILDFAKRMEDAGAKMITVHGRTRAQGYNGNARWEWIARVKQVLDIPVIGNGDIFSVEAAVRCLEETGADGVMCSRGTLGYPFLVGEVDHFLKTGELIPPPNPIQRLECAREHLQALWEYKGDRGVRQARKHMTWYAKGFVGAADLRGKLSLVETVEQGVGFIDQAIAQLANGYEPELELNELTFLQV, via the coding sequence ATGATTTCTCTGTCCCCTACTCTCCAAGCTAGACTTTCCCAACCCCTAAAAATTGGCTCATTGGAGGTTAAAAGCCGCGTTCTCCAGTCGCCGTTATCTGGGGTGACAGATTTGGTGTTTCGTCGCCTCGTGCGCCGTTATGCCCCAGATTCGATGATGTATACCGAAATGGTGAACGCTACGGGGTTGCACTACGTCAAGCAATTGCCGAAAATTATGGAGGTAGACCCCAACGAACGACCAATCAGCATTCAGTTGTTTGATTGTCGTCCAGATTTCCTGGCTGAAGCAGCAATCAAGGCAGTTGCGGAAGGTGCAGATACGGTGGATATTAATATGGGGTGTCCCGTAAATAAAATTACTAAAAATGGCGGTGGTTCTTCGCTGTTGCGACAACCGGAATTAGCCGAAGCAATTGTCCGGGAAGTGGTAAAAGCTGTTGATGTACCTGTGACGGTAAAAACCCGCATTGGCTGGAATGACCAGGAAATTACGATTCTTGACTTTGCTAAACGGATGGAGGATGCCGGAGCAAAAATGATTACGGTGCATGGACGCACCCGCGCTCAAGGTTACAATGGTAATGCCCGCTGGGAATGGATTGCTCGTGTGAAGCAAGTGCTTGACATTCCGGTGATTGGTAATGGGGATATTTTTTCTGTTGAGGCGGCGGTAAGATGTTTAGAAGAAACTGGCGCTGATGGGGTGATGTGTTCCCGTGGGACTTTGGGTTATCCGTTTTTGGTGGGTGAAGTTGACCATTTCCTGAAAACTGGGGAATTAATCCCGCCACCAAACCCGATTCAGCGGTTGGAATGTGCGCGAGAACATTTGCAAGCTTTGTGGGAATATAAAGGCGATCGCGGTGTGCGTCAAGCCCGGAAGCACATGACTTGGTATGCTAAAGGCTTTGTCGGTGCTGCTGATTTGCGTGGCAAGTTAAGTTTAGTGGAAACGGTCGAGCAAGGTGTGGGTTTTATTGATCAAGCGATCGCACAATTGGCAAATGGTTATGAACCGGAGTTAGAGTTAAACGAATTAACATTTCTCCAGGTGTAA
- a CDS encoding RNA-guided endonuclease InsQ/TnpB family protein: protein MEQVLTLVCKLNPSEKQAEEIELVLKAFESACNYANEKVKPQITSKTIIQNMVYNEIRALFGLSANLAVRACARVGANRKTAKLKNKPVKTFKPTSADYDARIFSFREKDWTVSLTLMNGREHIKIDAGNYQRGKLKGRKPTSAQLCKHRDGNYYIHIQIKDEAPESIKSNKVIGVDFGRRDIAVTSNGDKWDGKQINDVRDKFSLVRASLQKKATKGTRSTRRRARQILNRLSGKERRFQKWLNHNISKSIIQDALKNNAAVAIEDLTGIRARTNQKPRNKTERRRSNSWSFYQLRSFLEYKGIQFGVEVIAVPPAWTSQMCHQCLHIGLRSDKRFKCTNEACFWSGDADFNAAKNIAAIGAVFVNQPGGSNCLRCELSVDSSGLLKAYTVRVGEASRREASV from the coding sequence ATGGAACAAGTATTGACGCTAGTTTGCAAACTCAACCCCTCTGAAAAACAGGCAGAAGAAATAGAACTGGTACTGAAAGCTTTTGAGTCGGCGTGTAACTACGCCAATGAAAAAGTTAAGCCTCAGATAACCAGCAAGACCATTATTCAAAACATGGTCTATAACGAAATTCGTGCTTTGTTTGGGTTAAGCGCAAATTTAGCTGTTCGTGCTTGTGCCAGGGTTGGAGCTAATCGCAAAACTGCAAAACTTAAAAACAAGCCAGTTAAAACATTCAAGCCTACATCGGCTGATTATGATGCCAGAATTTTCTCATTTAGAGAGAAAGACTGGACTGTTAGTTTAACTTTAATGAATGGCAGGGAACACATCAAAATTGATGCTGGTAATTACCAAAGAGGTAAATTAAAAGGCAGAAAGCCAACATCAGCACAGTTATGTAAACATCGTGATGGTAACTACTACATCCATATTCAAATCAAAGACGAAGCCCCAGAATCAATTAAGTCAAACAAAGTAATTGGTGTTGACTTCGGAAGGCGAGACATTGCTGTAACTAGCAATGGTGATAAGTGGGATGGAAAGCAAATTAACGATGTTAGAGACAAGTTTTCTTTAGTGAGGGCATCTCTCCAGAAAAAAGCCACGAAAGGCACAAGGTCTACTCGCCGCAGGGCAAGACAGATATTGAACCGGCTGTCGGGCAAAGAGAGAAGATTTCAAAAATGGCTAAACCACAACATTAGCAAGTCCATAATTCAGGACGCATTGAAAAATAATGCAGCAGTGGCAATTGAAGACTTAACAGGTATACGCGCGCGAACTAATCAAAAGCCAAGAAACAAAACAGAACGTAGACGCTCTAACTCTTGGTCTTTTTATCAGTTAAGGTCTTTTTTGGAATATAAAGGCATCCAATTTGGAGTAGAAGTAATTGCTGTTCCTCCAGCTTGGACAAGTCAAATGTGCCATCAATGCCTACATATCGGACTGCGTTCTGACAAACGTTTCAAATGTACTAATGAAGCTTGTTTTTGGAGTGGTGACGCTGATTTTAATGCAGCAAAAAATATTGCTGCTATTGGGGCTGTTTTTGTAAACCAGCCTGGAGGCTCGAACTGTCTGCGCTGTGAACTCAGTGTGGATAGTTCAGGGCTGCTAAAAGCCTACACTGTACGCGTTGGCGAAGCCTCTCGTAGAGAAGCGTCAGTGTAG
- a CDS encoding DUF4255 domain-containing protein encodes MIKRFQSPLDLHYLITFYGDEAKLETQKLSGIVIRTLMDNSILTPEMITKALSLSTDPDLESSDLTEQSERVKVIPMPLSTEELSKIWSTLVQTPYRLCLAYQASMVMLEGNTPGELSLPVRELQFYTVLDQPVIEQILPENGKRQPILANSTLLIQGKQLAGLQTRVQLGSQRLLPQSVTPNQVVLSLAELNPDDLRAGIQSVQIIHLRPNISDIAPQNALESNAVAFVLRPTIQAVSVNTLRTNRKGTGDGQITVELDLLVGTTQRVLLLLNYMGNDSTDGLSAYIFRAERRNTETRSVVFLLQNIKIGTYLVRVQVDGAESLLRVNTNRESLKFDQYFEPQLVIEEMMEPHSIGR; translated from the coding sequence TACTTAATCACCTTTTACGGAGATGAAGCAAAGTTAGAAACCCAAAAGCTCTCTGGCATCGTCATCCGCACCTTGATGGACAATTCAATTCTGACACCAGAGATGATCACCAAAGCCCTATCACTCTCCACTGACCCAGATTTGGAATCCTCTGATTTGACTGAGCAATCCGAGCGGGTAAAAGTAATACCAATGCCCCTATCTACCGAGGAGCTATCGAAAATCTGGTCAACCCTTGTGCAAACTCCCTACCGTCTTTGTCTAGCCTATCAAGCCAGTATGGTCATGCTCGAAGGAAATACACCCGGTGAACTTTCCCTACCAGTACGGGAACTGCAATTCTATACCGTCTTAGATCAACCTGTAATTGAACAGATTCTCCCTGAGAATGGCAAAAGACAGCCTATTTTGGCAAATAGTACTTTACTCATCCAAGGTAAGCAGTTAGCAGGGTTACAAACCAGGGTACAACTTGGTTCCCAAAGACTGCTCCCCCAAAGTGTCACTCCTAACCAAGTTGTACTCTCCCTAGCCGAGCTAAACCCTGATGACCTACGAGCAGGTATCCAAAGTGTACAGATTATCCATCTCAGACCGAATATCTCCGACATCGCACCCCAGAACGCTCTAGAGTCAAACGCAGTTGCTTTTGTGTTGCGCCCCACTATTCAAGCTGTTAGCGTTAATACTCTGCGAACCAATCGCAAAGGTACTGGAGATGGACAAATTACAGTCGAGTTGGACTTGCTGGTGGGGACAACCCAGCGGGTGCTACTACTGCTCAACTACATGGGGAATGATTCTACAGATGGATTGAGTGCCTATATTTTTCGGGCAGAGCGGCGGAATACTGAGACGCGCTCAGTGGTCTTTTTGCTCCAGAATATCAAGATAGGAACCTACCTGGTGAGAGTGCAAGTCGATGGAGCGGAGAGTCTGCTTAGGGTAAATACTAATCGCGAAAGTCTAAAGTTTGATCAATACTTTGAGCCTCAGTTAGTGATTGAGGAGATGATGGAACCACACTCTATAGGTAGGTAA